In one Tripterygium wilfordii isolate XIE 37 chromosome 22, ASM1340144v1, whole genome shotgun sequence genomic region, the following are encoded:
- the LOC119990987 gene encoding HVA22-like protein k isoform X3, with the protein MLNPANGLHCRLLKVGLQLLLSPLGSNVVVRTACCTVGLVLPDYSTFKAIENKDQNEQQKWLLYWAAYGSFSIAEVFTDKLLSWFPLYYHVKFAFLVWLQLPSINKGMKYQPDEVLVSEQGARQLYMSHLRPFLLRHQARLDQIVDLVYSEMGKFVSKHQSEIQFARALSIKILRSGKLFTQGKLRYMVPLKDQEDKYRMHHLMMMMMMMMMMMMLKSDAYFIRCFSIIM; encoded by the exons ATGTTAAATCCTGCCAATGGCCTG CATTGCCGATTACTGAAG GTCGGCTTGCAGTTGCTGCTTTCCCCCCTTGGTTCCAACGTAGTTGTCCGAACAGCTTG TTGCACAGTTGGGCTTGTTTTACCTGATTACTCAACATTTAAGGCTATTGAGAACAAGGATCAGAATGAGCAACAAAAGTGGCTTCTCTATTGGGCAG CCTATGGATCTTTTAGCATAGCAGAAGTGTTTACAGACAAACTACTCTCCtg GTTTCCACTATATTACCACGTGAAGTTTGCTTTCCTTGTGTGGCTACAACTTCCATCAATTAAT AAAGGCATGAAATACCAGCCTGATGAAGTGCTTGTTTCTGAACAGGGAGCTAGGCAACTGTATATGAGCCATCTGCGCCCATTCTTACTAAGACATCAAGCTAGACTTGACCAAATTGTGGATCTTGTGTACTCTGAAATG GGTAAGTTTGTCAGTAAGCATCAATCAGAGATCCAGTTTGCAAGGGCCCTTAGTATCAAGATTCTGAGATCAG GGAAATTGTTCACCCAAGGCAAACTCAGATACATGGTACCATTGAAGGACCAAGAAGACAAATACAGGATGCACCacctgatgatgatgatgatgatgatgatgatgatgatgatgttgaagaGTGATGCTTACTTTATAAGATGCTTCAGTATTATTATGTAG
- the LOC119990987 gene encoding HVA22-like protein k isoform X5, producing the protein MAFPGEVGLQLLLSPLGSNVVVRTACCTVGLVLPDYSTFKAIENKDQNEQQKWLLYWAAYGSFSIAEVFTDKLLSWFPLYYHVKFAFLVWLQLPSINGARQLYMSHLRPFLLRHQARLDQIVDLVYSEMGKFVSKHQSEIQFARALSIKILRSGKLFTQGKLRYMVPLKDQEDKYRMHHLMMMMMMMMMMMMLKSDAYFIRCFSIIM; encoded by the exons ATGGCCTTCCCTGGCGAG GTCGGCTTGCAGTTGCTGCTTTCCCCCCTTGGTTCCAACGTAGTTGTCCGAACAGCTTG TTGCACAGTTGGGCTTGTTTTACCTGATTACTCAACATTTAAGGCTATTGAGAACAAGGATCAGAATGAGCAACAAAAGTGGCTTCTCTATTGGGCAG CCTATGGATCTTTTAGCATAGCAGAAGTGTTTACAGACAAACTACTCTCCtg GTTTCCACTATATTACCACGTGAAGTTTGCTTTCCTTGTGTGGCTACAACTTCCATCAATTAAT GGAGCTAGGCAACTGTATATGAGCCATCTGCGCCCATTCTTACTAAGACATCAAGCTAGACTTGACCAAATTGTGGATCTTGTGTACTCTGAAATG GGTAAGTTTGTCAGTAAGCATCAATCAGAGATCCAGTTTGCAAGGGCCCTTAGTATCAAGATTCTGAGATCAG GGAAATTGTTCACCCAAGGCAAACTCAGATACATGGTACCATTGAAGGACCAAGAAGACAAATACAGGATGCACCacctgatgatgatgatgatgatgatgatgatgatgatgatgttgaagaGTGATGCTTACTTTATAAGATGCTTCAGTATTATTATGTAG
- the LOC119990987 gene encoding HVA22-like protein k isoform X1: MEYAVVGTRPAAMVIDHTIYAVSETGGDHSLIDSDEFIKSHVILGSQKIEAPVLFQGIGHMLNPANGLHCRLLKVGLQLLLSPLGSNVVVRTACCTVGLVLPDYSTFKAIENKDQNEQQKWLLYWAAYGSFSIAEVFTDKLLSWFPLYYHVKFAFLVWLQLPSINGARQLYMSHLRPFLLRHQARLDQIVDLVYSEMGKFVSKHQSEIQFARALSIKILRSGKLFTQGKLRYMVPLKDQEDKYRMHHLMMMMMMMMMMMMLKSDAYFIRCFSIIM, translated from the exons ATGGAATACGCCG TTGTGGGAACAAGACCTGCAGCAATGGTCATTGATCACACTATCTATGCAGTTTCAGAAACTGGGGGAGATCATTCATTGATTGATAGTGATGAATTTATCAAGTCTCATGTGATTTTGGGAAGCCAGAAAATTGAG GCTCCTGTACTTTTCCAGGGGATTGGCCACATGTTAAATCCTGCCAATGGCCTG CATTGCCGATTACTGAAG GTCGGCTTGCAGTTGCTGCTTTCCCCCCTTGGTTCCAACGTAGTTGTCCGAACAGCTTG TTGCACAGTTGGGCTTGTTTTACCTGATTACTCAACATTTAAGGCTATTGAGAACAAGGATCAGAATGAGCAACAAAAGTGGCTTCTCTATTGGGCAG CCTATGGATCTTTTAGCATAGCAGAAGTGTTTACAGACAAACTACTCTCCtg GTTTCCACTATATTACCACGTGAAGTTTGCTTTCCTTGTGTGGCTACAACTTCCATCAATTAAT GGAGCTAGGCAACTGTATATGAGCCATCTGCGCCCATTCTTACTAAGACATCAAGCTAGACTTGACCAAATTGTGGATCTTGTGTACTCTGAAATG GGTAAGTTTGTCAGTAAGCATCAATCAGAGATCCAGTTTGCAAGGGCCCTTAGTATCAAGATTCTGAGATCAG GGAAATTGTTCACCCAAGGCAAACTCAGATACATGGTACCATTGAAGGACCAAGAAGACAAATACAGGATGCACCacctgatgatgatgatgatgatgatgatgatgatgatgatgttgaagaGTGATGCTTACTTTATAAGATGCTTCAGTATTATTATGTAG
- the LOC119990987 gene encoding HVA22-like protein k isoform X4, which produces MAFPGEVGLQLLLSPLGSNVVVRTACCTVGLVLPDYSTFKAIENKDQNEQQKWLLYWAAYGSFSIAEVFTDKLLSWFPLYYHVKFAFLVWLQLPSINKGMKYQPDEVLVSEQGARQLYMSHLRPFLLRHQARLDQIVDLVYSEMGKFVSKHQSEIQFARALSIKILRSGKLFTQGKLRYMVPLKDQEDKYRMHHLMMMMMMMMMMMMLKSDAYFIRCFSIIM; this is translated from the exons ATGGCCTTCCCTGGCGAG GTCGGCTTGCAGTTGCTGCTTTCCCCCCTTGGTTCCAACGTAGTTGTCCGAACAGCTTG TTGCACAGTTGGGCTTGTTTTACCTGATTACTCAACATTTAAGGCTATTGAGAACAAGGATCAGAATGAGCAACAAAAGTGGCTTCTCTATTGGGCAG CCTATGGATCTTTTAGCATAGCAGAAGTGTTTACAGACAAACTACTCTCCtg GTTTCCACTATATTACCACGTGAAGTTTGCTTTCCTTGTGTGGCTACAACTTCCATCAATTAAT AAAGGCATGAAATACCAGCCTGATGAAGTGCTTGTTTCTGAACAGGGAGCTAGGCAACTGTATATGAGCCATCTGCGCCCATTCTTACTAAGACATCAAGCTAGACTTGACCAAATTGTGGATCTTGTGTACTCTGAAATG GGTAAGTTTGTCAGTAAGCATCAATCAGAGATCCAGTTTGCAAGGGCCCTTAGTATCAAGATTCTGAGATCAG GGAAATTGTTCACCCAAGGCAAACTCAGATACATGGTACCATTGAAGGACCAAGAAGACAAATACAGGATGCACCacctgatgatgatgatgatgatgatgatgatgatgatgatgttgaagaGTGATGCTTACTTTATAAGATGCTTCAGTATTATTATGTAG
- the LOC119990987 gene encoding HVA22-like protein k isoform X6 → MAFPGEVGLQLLLSPLGSNVVVRTACCTVGLVLPDYSTFKAIENKDQNEQQKWLLYWAAYGSFSIAEVFTDKLLSWFPLYYHVKFAFLVWLQLPSINGARQLYMSHLRPFLLRHQARLDQIVDLVYSEMGKFVSKHQSEIQFARALSIKILRSVREIVHPRQTQIHGTIEGPRRQIQDAPPDDDDDDDDDDDDVEE, encoded by the exons ATGGCCTTCCCTGGCGAG GTCGGCTTGCAGTTGCTGCTTTCCCCCCTTGGTTCCAACGTAGTTGTCCGAACAGCTTG TTGCACAGTTGGGCTTGTTTTACCTGATTACTCAACATTTAAGGCTATTGAGAACAAGGATCAGAATGAGCAACAAAAGTGGCTTCTCTATTGGGCAG CCTATGGATCTTTTAGCATAGCAGAAGTGTTTACAGACAAACTACTCTCCtg GTTTCCACTATATTACCACGTGAAGTTTGCTTTCCTTGTGTGGCTACAACTTCCATCAATTAAT GGAGCTAGGCAACTGTATATGAGCCATCTGCGCCCATTCTTACTAAGACATCAAGCTAGACTTGACCAAATTGTGGATCTTGTGTACTCTGAAATG GGTAAGTTTGTCAGTAAGCATCAATCAGAGATCCAGTTTGCAAGGGCCCTTAGTATCAAGATTCTGAGATCAG TTAGGGAAATTGTTCACCCAAGGCAAACTCAGATACATGGTACCATTGAAGGACCAAGAAGACAAATACAGGATGCACCacctgatgatgatgatgatgatgatgatgatgatgatgatgttgaagaGTGA
- the LOC119990987 gene encoding HVA22-like protein k isoform X2 has protein sequence MAPVLFQGIGHMLNPANGLHCRLLKVGLQLLLSPLGSNVVVRTACCTVGLVLPDYSTFKAIENKDQNEQQKWLLYWAAYGSFSIAEVFTDKLLSWFPLYYHVKFAFLVWLQLPSINKGMKYQPDEVLVSEQGARQLYMSHLRPFLLRHQARLDQIVDLVYSEMGKFVSKHQSEIQFARALSIKILRSGKLFTQGKLRYMVPLKDQEDKYRMHHLMMMMMMMMMMMMLKSDAYFIRCFSIIM, from the exons GCTCCTGTACTTTTCCAGGGGATTGGCCACATGTTAAATCCTGCCAATGGCCTG CATTGCCGATTACTGAAG GTCGGCTTGCAGTTGCTGCTTTCCCCCCTTGGTTCCAACGTAGTTGTCCGAACAGCTTG TTGCACAGTTGGGCTTGTTTTACCTGATTACTCAACATTTAAGGCTATTGAGAACAAGGATCAGAATGAGCAACAAAAGTGGCTTCTCTATTGGGCAG CCTATGGATCTTTTAGCATAGCAGAAGTGTTTACAGACAAACTACTCTCCtg GTTTCCACTATATTACCACGTGAAGTTTGCTTTCCTTGTGTGGCTACAACTTCCATCAATTAAT AAAGGCATGAAATACCAGCCTGATGAAGTGCTTGTTTCTGAACAGGGAGCTAGGCAACTGTATATGAGCCATCTGCGCCCATTCTTACTAAGACATCAAGCTAGACTTGACCAAATTGTGGATCTTGTGTACTCTGAAATG GGTAAGTTTGTCAGTAAGCATCAATCAGAGATCCAGTTTGCAAGGGCCCTTAGTATCAAGATTCTGAGATCAG GGAAATTGTTCACCCAAGGCAAACTCAGATACATGGTACCATTGAAGGACCAAGAAGACAAATACAGGATGCACCacctgatgatgatgatgatgatgatgatgatgatgatgatgttgaagaGTGATGCTTACTTTATAAGATGCTTCAGTATTATTATGTAG